The region TAAGTGAGAGAAGAGAAATTTTCATACTGCAAATTTGGGGATTTTGCAGTATAAATGGGACCCAAAAAGCAGAGAAGCTATAAAGCCTATACGCGTTGCGCCTCACTTGCGCGCCCAGCaggcgcgtgcagtgcacgcgcccCTTGGCGTGTAATTGCCTTTcacttttcttttaaattgttgctaaattttattttttgtttttttttcttccctttttcatcttctctttcctaatcacacctacaaaaTCTCCTAAAAAACTACACCAAACTCTtaactattggagaaggccttaGAGTTTTTATTAACTAATATAtggatattttaataatttctttttacttCTACTTTATAAATCtctttaattttgatattttatatgCACAATATTATTTGAAACTAATATTTCTTATCAATAAAATTTCtacaaagttaaaaataaaatatacaactttatgacaacaaaaatattttctcaattaaCTTCCAATAATTAAATacgaaattttatttattaatttattgttttattatggTCATCCTTAATTGTTTAATGTAACTAAATTCAGGTCGCAACCATTAAATCCTGGTCATTAATAAATCACTTACTACTGCATAAATTTCTAACATTTTACTCATACCACCAAGTTCATAAATAGATTGAATGTATTAATGGCTTTAGTAAAGTATTCTAGCTAAGATGTGCAAAatgttctaattttttttttttttttgaaagctgcAAATTAAATGTTCTAATTAATTAAGCACAATGAACAACTGAagcaataatatatatggacaaAATATTGAAAACCAATAATGCACCTACTTAGAAATTGATATTAACTTTGAAGCCATGTCCTTGGACTTGTTGATTTAGGAAACTTCTTGACATATTTGATACTTCTGCTCCAactcaaaattaaactttatgataATGTTTACTTTGAGAGTTTGAGTAACTGAAAAAGTTACATTCCAATGAAATAGTGATGTGAGACTTAGATTTAATTTGCCAATTGCACTCTAACAATAATCTACCATTAACTATAGTTACTCTACACAAGTGCTTATATACACTTGTTTTGTTTGTCTAGTGCTATTTTTAATTCCAACTACAATTGGGggccatttatatatatatatatatatatatatatatatatatatatatcgtaataaggattttaattatttaaaaattatatggagtaatataatatatatgtatatatgaattatgTTCGACAGTCAACAATTTGAAATACTCTATACTTGCGGTAgaagtcaaataaaaaaataaaaaaacactcTACAACCTATATATTACTCATGTTTTCTATAGCTTTATGTTGGCCACTATGATTTGTAACAAATTTTGGATTgatcaacaatttttttaactATGCATGGAAgattattcataattttgatatatgattttgatttcttaaattctaaatacatgttttttgcatctaaattaaagttttaaataaatatttttggcataacttttttttttttttttttttgttgttataaTAATCTGTAACTTTTTGTCAGATTATTAAAATGcttaatatttattagtttttcttATCAAaaagcatggttgaaaaaatcgctaggcgttccttgggcgctcggggagcgcctagcgcctaggacgcctagccggggattaatcggcgcctaggcgcctgtgtatttttttaatttattttttatttttttaaaatttatttaagtatttttaattttttaaagactaataattataaattatataatactttaatagttaatactaaaatattaaatattaacctaaaacatatctagagtttgtataatttagagttatttcgctcaaaacaatgttgttttgagtgaaataacccattaaaaaagaagaacaatagttaatcggccaactaagcggcctagtcggtgcctaggaggcctaggcggtcagcgcctaagcggcctagacGGTGCTTAGGCAGAGCTTAGGCGGCCTAAGCGGTCGCCTAGCTGGCCAGGCGCcaagaccaccatttaaggtgatacgctaggcggtcgaccggcgcctagcgcctaagcggggattaatcggctcctaggcgggatttttgcaacattgtcaaaaagtttaaaataactAATCCTCATAATTTTTGAGTAGCTGAAGTGCAAGGCAAGTGATCCTGAATCCAGCAACTTTGCAAGTCAAGTTGTCGAGGAAGTGGATTCTAAGCTCACCAATGTTGAATTCTTCAACTGCTTTGAAGATGACTTCGACAACAATGACATCAATTGAAACAATCTTCTTTATATCTTAGCTCCCGGTCTACTGCCCATCCCTAATAAAACTCCTAAGGTTTATTATTTTTGCTATAATTTATCTTAAAAGACTTCTTTAATTGcatattttgggtgtgtggatGTCCTCCTTCCTTTTTCTTTGAGTATAGCGCTTTGAATTTGGTATGAGAAATTGTTTCATTGAGGAGTAGAATTGCTTTGCAATAAGTGTAGGGATGAGCTAAGCCTGatttctttatcattgtttctTTGTGTGGGCTTGTATGAATTATATTTGATAAACTTCTACATGTTTATTCACTAAATATTTCAGActtgtttttaattaataccATGTGAATTTAAGGTTATatacatttcaattttcaaacctTTATATTTTGAGAAAGTAAAGCTCTGCTTCTCCAAAATGTTCTGCTCCTTGACCCATGCAACTTGATCACTCATACACAACTTCTTGCATAACAAGTTTTTTGAATTCCAAGCTTTTTGTTACCTGATCAAGAAGTCACACATCTTTTGTTGATTCATCACATGATTCCAGCTTAGGGATACTCTACAGCATCTAGGCAAGAGTGGTTGATGCAAGGTGAATGACTAAAATGGCAATGCATGGCAATGAATTGACAATATTAGAAACGCTAAGAAAGCTggacaaaaatggaaaaagCTCATTTGAGACATACGTTTGAAGTCAGAAACGCATGTCCCATTTgcgttttatttttattttttattttttttggaataaagaATCCAAACGCAAGTGGGACTTGGAAACGCATGTACCACTTGcgtttgattaaaaaaaaatcactcgcGACCATGGTTGCCTTCCCCTTCGAAGGCAACCAGCCTTCTCCGGCGGAGGAGAAGGTGGTCGCCGCCGGCGgcgaccaatttttttttttttttttttatccaacGCAAGTGATACATGCGTTTGACATATTTTAAACTAGCTATtgacccgtgcgatgcacggactaatattaatattaatatgaatgaAGCGTTGTTGTAaaaaaagccaaaaaaaaacGTTAAAAACTTGGGACAGGAAAAAAATGTTAAGCTTAATGAATTTAGAAATTACAAAGTATTAGGAAACAGTTTACGGAgtactaattaattaacaaattacaaattgttaaaaacttctttgtaaactacattagtTGTACTAGTAAGAGTACTTTTTGAATcatcacaaattaaaatcttGAGGCCGTTTGGTTGACTTATTCTTGATGCAGCAACATATAGTTGTCCATGGACAAAAACTGGTTTCCTAAGGATCAACCCAACATTGGATAAAGTTTGgtcttgacttttgttgatagtcattgcatatgactACATGAGaggaaattgtttcctattGAACTTGAAAGGCAATCTTGTGTCAGATGGCGTTATAGTCATTCTAGCAATCAATACCCTAGTGCCAACATTGGGTCCTGCAAGTATACTTCCTTCAACAACATGTTCATCTAATCTTGTAACAACCAACCTAGTACCATTGCATAGTCCTAGACTGTGATCAATATTCCTCATTAACATTACAGGTGAaccaacctttaatgttaaAGCATGATTTGGCAGGCCTGAAGCTCTAATAGTGTTTAAGAATTCCGGTGTATGGACATCTGCAAGTACAGTAGAAGAACCATCAGCTTTGCAAGCTGTGTCAGAACTGTAATATGTCTTCCCTTCCCCTATAGTCAAGTCAGACATATATTCATTTACTTCATTGACAACTTGTAATGTAGGTGCTAAAATAGCACTGCTATGAAAGCAACTACCATCACTTATACCACCATTGAACTGAGGGAAAGTACTGCTAACAATAGTTGCAATAGGATCACCATTAGATTTCAACAACATTTGAGACGGGATATCAACCTCAGCGTAACCATCATTATCTTCGCCAATAGTACCATCACCTATTAAAGCAAGCCAGTTAGCAAATTCTTCCATTTGTTGTTGATCCAAACCAGGTTGCATACTATTTAACCTCAAATTCTTTGTTAGGCGCATAACTTTGCAATGCTTCCAAAGGTATGATGAATTGATAGCTGAAGAAACAATGTCTTGTCTTGATCTTTTTGGCACCACAGGTAAAATTTTCCTAAAGTCACCTCCAAATACCACTGTTTTACCTCCAAATGTCCTATGACCACTGTCTTGATTAACAAATCTCAATATATCTCGCATTGTTCGAtccaaagcctcaaaacagtgcttgtgcatcattggtgcttcatcccaaattatCAACTTCGCTGCAACAATGAGATCTGCCAACTGACTACCTTGATGAATATTGCAAGTAGACTCTTCATTGATAGAAATAGGTATTGCAAATCTAGAGTGTGATGTCCGTCCTCCCGGCAAAAGCAAAGATGCTATACCACTGGATGCCACATTGATAACTATTTGACCTTTAGCTCTAATATAAGCTGATAATGCCCTCCAAAGAAATGTTTTGCCAGTACCACCATACCCGTAAACAAAGTACAATCCACCCTTGTTAGAATAAACATCAGAAATAACAGCATCATAAATTGACCTTTGCTCATCTGTAAGTTGGGAATGAAGTAAGTAACTCTCTTTAGCAAGCAAATCACAATCGTATGATAACTCTTCCAAGATCAACCTATTGTCAGTCGTAACAGACAATCCTTCTAAGACTAAAGGCATGTCTGGAAAATCTTTCAAACTCTTATTGTAAAGTAATAAGAGTTTTTCCAACTGTAGCAGTGCAAAATCCTTTTTTTCTTGATCATTTTGAAACAAATCTGacgaatttaaaattcaaatttgttaGTTAAAAGAAAGGTTCAATTACAATGTAATGAAGATAATATACATCATTTGATATTAAGAAAGTATGGACCAATGAATACCTTGATCATTTAATACTTTTCGTCTATTGTATTGAGCGTCTTCTGCTAGATACGTCCAAACCTCGTTCCAAACATATTCAGGCCTCCCCATTGTGTTTGCCATTAAAAGTGTGACAAACAAATTTCTTAGTGAATGTGTAGCAGACCATTGGCTAGCTTCCTTAATTGCATCAATGTACTCAAGATCATCATCTAGTAACCCACGGGCATAACATGCATCCTTAAAAGTGTTGTACTCTTTTCCATTGTATGTTTTGATGTCTTGAAAACTCTGAGGTCCTCGAACTATGTTCAATAGGCAACGAAGATAATAAAGCTCCCCAGTACCCAGTGGTACGTAAAAAATACGACCAATTGAAAAACCACGTTGCCTTGGCTGCCATTGGCgcacattttttttccaaacaaatttATTCGGCATTTCAATATAACTTAGCAATCTCGCTTCAGAGTATTACTTGTTAGCTTCAAACCATTCAGTAAACATGCTTTGACCCAACGTTTGTCGATTCAAAATGGTTTCCACGTCTTCATCGTCTTCAAAGTATACTGTTTGGCTATCTGGCAAGTGGAAACTAAGTCGCTCCACAGCTGGAGATCTGCATTGTATCTCATAGCTAAGTAACCGCCAAGTAGCCTCTGAAGCTGAAACATACCTACAATCATAGTACATGTTTATCTCATCAACAACCTCAACACCATTAACTTCTGTGGAACTTCTATAGAATTCTACAGTGACTCGATCATTGCCTTTTTTGATATACTTGAATAAGTACTTGATAGATCTGGACTGGTTGCACCATTCAACATTCAAATGTGCCCTGTACCTCAACAACAAATATCTGTTATGCGGCACCACATACCTATTGTCCATTTGAATAccattctttgttattgttcTTCCATCATCACGCCTTCTATATATAGGGTATCCATCTCCATCAAAACTTGATGAATCAACAAACCTTTTGGGGAAGTATTTGGTACATCGTCCATTGACCATGCAAGGTCAGTTAGATCTAGCAACACCGCAAGGACCATGCACCATAAATTCTTCCACAGCTTTATAGTAGTCTTTATCAATCTCTATATCAGGAATTTCCGCTGAAATGAATTGATCAATGGAAAAAGGAGATGATTCAAGCCTGTTAGATTAAAGAAACAACAGGATATGTGCGTGTGGTAGTCCCcttttttgaaattcaattgTGTATGTTactatacaataaaataaaaacaaataagaaattaaattaatgccaaaaaaaatgaacaatagCATAATACAATGATAAGTACACAATGAATTAGTGACTTACATGCTTTGACGGGACCAAAGAGTTCTCCTGATTTTAATTCTTTAACAAAACTATCCAATTTCATTTTGAAGACGCGACTAACAATATCGGGTCTATCTTCTGTCCGCAAACCTCTAACCTTAATATACCGTTGGATTTCAGGTCACTTTGGGTTACATGTAAATGTAATGATTAAGTTTGGATAGCCTATCTAACGACATATAGCCATGGCATCTTGGTAGTTTTGTATCATATACCTTGCACCTCCTGTAAAGCTTGATGGTAAGATAATTCTCTTACCTTGGTTGAAGGGTCTATATCTCCCCTAAATAATGCATTTGACAACCCTTTGTAAACTTCACAACGCAATGCCTTCTGATTGTTTCTTATAAACATAAGTCTACCCGATTCAACCATTGTATAAGCATCGACCAAGAATTGTTGAAACAACCTCTTCGAATGCAACAATGTAGAAAGTTCACTTCTCCTTTCATGTAACCGAAAAGCAAAATACTCCCTTGGTGTTAAACTTTGCCTTGATCCAAGTTGTTGAGTACGATTAGCTGCAAATTAGATGTCATCCCTATACCCATCCTCTCCATATGGAAACAAAATTGGATATTGCATAGGTAAGTAAGCAGGGTTGAGTTCACTGATTCTTTTGAGTTTCCCTGATTTTGACTCCACCAAAATATCGCGAAAACCCATCTCTGGATCTAGGTCACCAACTATCAATGCAGCCACCTCTGATACTGTAGGTAAATTATAGGTCCTAGCATCCTTGCTCCTCTTCCCTAGTAGTCTCATTTTTACCTCAGTTCGTGGATTGTTGTGAATCTCAGACCTAGCCATTCTAAATGACTTAACCAGCACATTGTTGTCATCCAGTGCTTTTTTTATGTCGTTTACCACCTCTAGGTGTAATGAACTTGTACCGCTTTCATGCCtacatagaaaaaaaaagaattaattcttttatttgatACAATAACAAAATACAAAGATGAAATAAGAATAGGTGTAAGAGTTTATGTGCATACCTTATTGAATCAACACGATTGTTAATCTCATTCTCAGTGTCGTGAATGTACAATTGGGCAAATTTTGGTTGAGCACCA is a window of Ipomoea triloba cultivar NCNSP0323 chromosome 11, ASM357664v1 DNA encoding:
- the LOC115996037 gene encoding uncharacterized protein LOC115996037, whose translation is MGRPEYVWNEVWTYLAEDAQYNRRKVLNDQDLFQNDQEKKDFALLQLEKLLLLYNKSLKDFPDMPLVLEGLSVTTDNRLILEELSYDCDLLAKESYLLHSQLTDEQRSIYDAVISDVYSNKGGLYFVYGYGGTGKTFLWRALSAYIRAKGQIVINVASSGIASLLLPGGRTSHSRFAIPISINEESTCNIHQGSQLADLIVAAKLIIWDEAPMMHKHCFEALDRTMRDILRFVNQDSGHRTFGGKTVVFGGDFRKILPVVPKRSRQDIVSSAINSSYLWKHCKVMRLTKNLRLNSMQPGLDQQQMEEFANWLALIGDGTIGEDNDGYAEVDIPSQMLLKSNGDPIATIVSSTFPQFNGGISDGSCFHSSAILAPTLQVVNEVNEYMSDLTIGEGKTYYSSDTACKADGSSTVLADVHTPEFLNTIRASGLPNHALTLKVGSPVMLMRNIDHSLGLCNGTRLVVTRLDEHVVEGSILAGPNVGTRVLIARMTITPSDTRLPFKFNRKQFPLM